The DNA window CTTGGTGTGGAAGTGCACCGGAGCACCGGCCGCGCCCTCGTCGAAGGTGGCTGTGTTGCAGGTGAGCTCGGCGGTGTCCGTGAGCAGCGTGATGAGGCTGCCGGGGGCGTCGTAAATGGCTTCGGCGGTGGCGGCGCGGGTCGCGATCTCTGTCATGTCCTCTAATCTACGGTCCGGATAGACCGGCTACAGGGGTCAATCGAGCCCCTCTCCAGCCGGTCAATTCCCGCCGCCCGCCGAAGGCCGCGTTCGTCATCCCGACGCCTTCGCCGCTTTGGCCGCGGCCTTCATCTCCTGCTTGTGCGCCCGGACCTTGGCCAGGGATTCCGGTCCGGTGATGTCGGCCGCCGAGCGGTAGACGTCCGCGGGCCCGTAGCCTCCCGCCGCCTCCCGCCAGCCCCGGGGGCGCACGCCGAGCCGCTTGCCGAGCAGGGCGAGGAAGATCTGGGCCTTCTGTTCGCCGAAGCCGGGCAGCGCCTTGAGGCGCGCCAGCAGTTCCTCCCCGGTGCCGACCCCGGCCCAGACGGCCTCGGCGTCCCCGCCGTAGTGCTCCACCAGGTACGCGCACAGCTGCTGGATCCGCTTCGCCATCGACCCGGGATAGCGGTGCACGGCGGGCTTGTCCGAGAGCAGGGCGGCGAAGGCCTCCGGGTCGTACGCGGCGATGGCGTGCGCGTCCAGGTCGTCGGAGCCGAGCCGCCGGGCGATCGTCCAGGGCCCCGAGAAGGCCCATTCCATCGGCACCTGCTGGTCCAGCAGCATCCCGACGAGGGCGGCGAGGGGGCTGCGGGAGAGCAGCGCGTCGGCCTCCGGCTGCTGCGCCAGCCGGATGGTGATGTCCTTGTCCATGGCTCCAGCCTCCCGCGCGGGCGCGCTCCCCGCGCGGTCGGCACACCGCCCGCCTAGCGTGGGAACGACGACAGCTACGCGTACGAGTACGAGTCCGAGGAGTCGATCGACCATGGGTGAGTTCACCGAAGGCGCGCCGTGCTGGGTGGACGCGATGTTCGCCGACGTGGAGGCCGCCAAGACCTTCTACGGGGATGTGCTGGGCTGGACCTTCGGCGAGGCCAGCACCGAGTACGGCAACTACACGCAGGCGTACTCCGGCGGGAAGGCCGTCGCCGCCGTGGTGCCCCCGATGCCCGGCGCGGACGCCCCGTCGCAGTGGTGCCTGTACCTCCACTCGTCGGACGTGGGGGCCACGGCGGAGAAGGTCGCCTCGAACGGCGGCGAGGTGCTGATGGGCCCGATGCAGGTGGCCAGTTTCGGCTCGATGCTGATCGCGAAGGAGCCCAGCGGCGCGGTCTTCGGCGTCTGGCAGCCGGGTGAGCACAAGGGCTTCGAGAAGATGGGCGAGGCCGGCGCGTACGCCTGGGCGGAGGTCTTCACCCGGGAGCCCGACAAGCCGGACGCCTTCCTGCCGAGCGTCTTCCCGTACACCACCCAGCGGATGGACCCGGGCGACGACCCGGACCCGGCCGACATGGACTTCTCGGTCTACTGCGTCGGCGGCCCCGAGAACCCGGTGCTGGGCCGGATGAGGATGGGCGAGGAGTTCCCGCCGCAGGTCCCCTCCTACATCCAGGTGTACTTCGGCGTCCCGAACTGCGACGAGGCGGTCGAGAAGGTGAAGAAACACGGCGGGCAGCTGCACTTCGGCCCGATGGACAGCCCGTTCGGCCGCTTCGCGGCAGTGGCGGACCAGCAGGGCGCGGCCTTCGCCGTGATCGACCTGTCGACGACGGTCGGCGAGATGCCGACGTTCGGCTGAGCCGCCCGCGCGCACGGAACGTCCCCAAATGTTCGTCGGAGGGTTCGGCGACGGTCGCGGGCGTCCCGACCTGTGGCGAAGGTAGCGGCTACAGACCCGCCGAACGGTGCTGTACACCCGCGAATGGGACCGGAACCGAGACCAAGCATGGGCCTACTTGCCGGCCTCCGGGCCGTACCACTGCATGGCTTGGCCGGTGACAGCAGCGATGCACTCGAAATCGTGGTCGCGGTGCAGGAGAGTCAGCCCCTGCAGTTCCGCGGTGGCGGCGACGACGAGGTCCACCGCGCCCGCGCCGCGGTGCTGCCCGCGCTGGGTCAGTAGCTCCTGGACC is part of the Streptomyces subrutilus genome and encodes:
- a CDS encoding HhH-GPD-type base excision DNA repair protein, with protein sequence MDKDITIRLAQQPEADALLSRSPLAALVGMLLDQQVPMEWAFSGPWTIARRLGSDDLDAHAIAAYDPEAFAALLSDKPAVHRYPGSMAKRIQQLCAYLVEHYGGDAEAVWAGVGTGEELLARLKALPGFGEQKAQIFLALLGKRLGVRPRGWREAAGGYGPADVYRSAADITGPESLAKVRAHKQEMKAAAKAAKASG
- a CDS encoding VOC family protein, with amino-acid sequence MGEFTEGAPCWVDAMFADVEAAKTFYGDVLGWTFGEASTEYGNYTQAYSGGKAVAAVVPPMPGADAPSQWCLYLHSSDVGATAEKVASNGGEVLMGPMQVASFGSMLIAKEPSGAVFGVWQPGEHKGFEKMGEAGAYAWAEVFTREPDKPDAFLPSVFPYTTQRMDPGDDPDPADMDFSVYCVGGPENPVLGRMRMGEEFPPQVPSYIQVYFGVPNCDEAVEKVKKHGGQLHFGPMDSPFGRFAAVADQQGAAFAVIDLSTTVGEMPTFG